One Apteryx mantelli isolate bAptMan1 chromosome 2, bAptMan1.hap1, whole genome shotgun sequence genomic window, AACACTGGGAGCATATGATGTAGGCATCAAGAAAACAATAAGATTTCCCCTTAAGGTTAGGAAACTTAACGGAATCGGAGAATAACTGAGGTTGGAGGGGGGCCATGgaggtcatctaatccaacccctcCACTCAAAGTAGGGGCATCCTGTGTAAATCAAACTTTGCACTTACAGTTGAAATGTAGTTGTAATGTTGAAATGTGCTAGAAATATTTTGTGATCGGTTCATGCCATAGCAACGTCCTTCATCCTGGCAAGGGAATGACGTTTCATGGAGAAAAAAGCAAGTGATGGATATGACATAACCATGAGCAGGGACTGAACTGTTGGTGCTAATCACCACTCTATGAGCTAATGTAGTAATTAATCACACAGTACTGTGATTAAATTGTGATCCTCTCTGTCACTGGCCTGTGGACATGAGATGCTGTGCAGAAGCTTGCATAGATGTGTATGCCATTGTTTCCAGAAATGCCAATATACATACTGATTTATATAAAGATTAGTCATAAAAACATAGTTTCTCTATATATTCTAGTTCTAGTAAGGCCATATATGACCCGAAAGAAAATAACAACTTTCTGTTAGAACTGAGAGCTATTCCTGCAGACACTGCCTAAATGCTTTCCAGTACTACTTGCTAACTGAAAATTGGAAGGCCATGTTCATTAttaaatttttctgttttacaggtGGGACTCATCTCTGGAACAGTTTTTATGCTGATAGGCTTGACGGTTCTTGTAGTTGGTTTTCTTGTGCCACCGAAAATTGAAGCTCTCGGGGAAGATGATTTTGTTGTGGTTGATAACCGTGCCATTCAGTTTAATGGGTCCCTTGATatatgcaagctggcaggagcaaTCTTGTTTTGTATTGGAGGGACCACCATGGCAGCATGTCTGCTGATGTCTGCTTTTGCTAAAAGTTACTCCAAAGAAGAAAAGTACCTCCAGCAAAGATTTAAAGAGAGAATAGCTGATATAAAAGCCCATGCAAACCCAGTCACAAAAGCGCCAGCACCAGGAGAGTCAAAGATACCTGTCACTTTGTCCACAGTTCAAAATGTCCAACCTTTATCTGAAACCTGACCCTctcctttggttttgtttctcaCTTGTACATCACTTTACTGGAAAATATCAGCTGTTGTTGGCATACATGCTAGTAATTACATCAAGTGCTCTGCTATACAAACATACAGCTGATTGAGAACCTGCTCCAATACAAATTTAGGATTGGAAAAAGTGAAATTATATGATTAGAGCTGTGACCAATATGTTCAGTGTATTCAAACATTTTAATCTGTGTTGAACCAAGAAATCCTTGCAACAATGATTAGCTGTTTAGCTTATCAGACTGTAACCCTAGAGAATATTGGGTGTGGTTACAACAGCTGTACTAGGAATAGCCTGCATCCCACTGTTTATATGAGTTTATACGAGttggcctttttgttttttgttttcctcttgcttttaaaatattgtttggtCTTACTTTTACTCCCTGGTTCTGCTGTCCAGGAAGCCAAGATTCTGCCCTTGTAACTTGCACTTGCCCTCCCATCTCATTCTGTAGTCCGTAGCGAAGTAGTAACATGCAGGTAGAACACACGTGACATTGGGTTGCCCTTAGTTTGAGCCCGGCACACTTCCCAGTAATGTTACATTCTGGGAAAGGCAAATGATATTTGATCCTGAGTTACAATTAACCTGTGCAAAACTGTCACTTTGCTTTTAATCATTGCCATATtagcaaaaaatacaaaataaagataAGGAATTCATATGGGAGGAGAAAAGGAACATCATACTTCTGTGTCTTTGGTTTGATACTCGTTCTATCGTTATATTATATTATGTTCGAAGCTCATAAAAATTATTCTGGTTTTGACAGGATGTGGATTAATAAGTGTCTTTTGACATGCCCAGGCCCCATATTCTGCCAGTATATTAATCCATGTTAGATGACCTTAACATACCTATCTAAAGACATTTTGAAAtgctgtttatatttttat contains:
- the NRSN1 gene encoding neurensin-1, which produces MSSYADICGSKQAQGSTEGGYQRYGVRSYLHQFYEDCTASIWEYEDDFQIQRSPSRWSSMFWKVGLISGTVFMLIGLTVLVVGFLVPPKIEALGEDDFVVVDNRAIQFNGSLDICKLAGAILFCIGGTTMAACLLMSAFAKSYSKEEKYLQQRFKERIADIKAHANPVTKAPAPGESKIPVTLSTVQNVQPLSET